A window of Maniola hyperantus chromosome 26, iAphHyp1.2, whole genome shotgun sequence contains these coding sequences:
- the LOC117994117 gene encoding zinc finger protein 530-like, translated as MDKLKKKFKMNTKRAPMDVDKEFNSESCRICLTPNDKMSNIFARTLLTKIEYCTGIKIKNEDGLPTKICKSCQTSLTVAHKFKKLCLLTEQICRNVLESNIKTEQTHDASKIVNNNSNEDYLNDGWLKQDQSNNNFNGDCLKKDNLNENCIKKDNFNENRVKGDRSNDNFNENCVTNDHSEDKLNEKYLDNDYFKENFNGDKINDNSDNVLNDVSDQDNDLIKNLLEILRTMEKNVDRTGRRLKHRNAGGSSNTSSSSVRRAKSSSLARKTRMSTETQCTRKPGLPYARCAASCSRVAARTPLTSDTISRPPSSVSTATTAAATGGTWSNICSYTPVSPSVFQVCGKLFASRGAYSSHIRYHLPPSFFSHLYSRCAASCSRVAARTPRTSDTISRPPSSVSTATTAAATGGTWSNICSYTPVSPSVFQVCGKLFASRGAYSSHIRYHLPPSFFCEHCDYRSSYRWDLVKHLLIHTGIKQYQCSQCPNNYYTVSNLREHERVVHERVLRYACDVCGKMFYDRTHLRRHVDSHSDIKRFECEVCHSAFTRRCHWKKHLLKQHGITIPAQRPGRVRVGATGDSLAPDAADAVRRLRINHI; from the exons ATAAAAAACGAAGATGGTCTACCTACAAAAATATGCAAAAGCTGCCAGACCAGCCTAACAGTGGCCCATAAGTTCAAAAAACTGTGCCTACTCACTGAGCAGATCTGTCGAAATGTATTGGAAAGTAACATAAAAACTGAACAGACCCATGACGCTAGCAAAATTGTAAATAACAATAGCAATGAAGACTACCTTAACGACGGTTGGCTCAAACAAGACCAGtctaataacaattttaatggagattgtttaaaaaaagacaatttaaatgaaaattgtataaaaaaagacaattttaatgaaaatcgtGTTAAAGGAGACCGTTCTAATGACAATTTTAACGAAAATTGTGTTACAAATGACCATTCTGAagataaattaaatgaaaaatatttagataatgatTATTTCAAGGAAAACTTTAATGGAgacaaaataaatgataatagtGATAATGTATTAAATGATGTTAGTGATCAGGATAATG ATTTAATAAAGAATCTATTGGAAATATTAAGAACGATGGAAAAAAACGTGGACCGTACAGGAAGAAGACTGAAACACCGAAACGCAGGAGGAAGTTCAAATACTTCCAGCTCTTCTGTGAGACGTGCCAAATCAAGTTCACTTGCAAGAAAGACTCGGATGAGCACAGAGACACAGTGCACAAGGAAACCTGGTCTGCCATATGCGAG GTGTGCGGCAAGCTGTTCGCGAGTCGCGGCGCGTACTCCTCTCACTTCAGATACCATCTCCCGCCCTCCTTCTTCTGTGAGCACTGCGACTACCGCAGCAGCTACAGGTGGGACCTGGTCAAACATCTGCTCATACACACCGGTGAGCCCATCTGTATTCCAGGTGTGCGGCAAGCTGTTCGCGAGTCGCGGCGCGTACTCCTCGCACATCAGATACCATCTCCCGCCCTCCTTCTTCT CCCATCTGTATTCCAGGTGTGCGGCAAGCTGTTCGCGAGTCGCGGCGCGTACTCCTCGCACATCAGATACCATCTCCCGCCCTCCTTCTTCTGTGAGCACTGCGACTACCGCAGCAGCTACAGGTGGGACCTGGTCAAACATCTGCTCATACACACCGGTAAGCCCATCTGTATTCCAGGTGTGCGGCAAGCTGTTCGCGAGTCGCGGCGCGTACTCCTCGCACATCAGATACCATCTCCCGCCCTCCTTCTTCTGTGAGCACTGCGACTACCGCAGCAGCTACAGGTGGGACCTGGTCAAACATCTGCTCATACACACCG GCATAAAGCAGTACCAATGCTCGCAGTGTCCCAACAACTACTACACCGTGTCGAATCTGCGCGAACACGAGCGTGTGGTACACGAGCGTGTGTTACGTTACGCGTGTGACGTCTGCGGGAAAATGTTCTACGACCGAACGCACCTGCGGCGGCACGTCGACTCGCACAGCGACATCAAACG cttcGAATGCGAAGTCTGCCACAGCGCGTTCACGCGTCGCTGCCACTGGAAGAAGCACCTTCTGAAGCAGCACGGCATCACTATACCTGCGCAGCGACCCGGCCGCGTCCGCGTCGGCGCTACCGGCGACTCGCTCGCGCCTGATGCGGCTGACGCGGTGCGGCGCTTGCGCATTAATCATATTTAG
- the LOC117994118 gene encoding uncharacterized protein, whose translation MASGRQPFVADNVPDLETSRWFADVFGRPSTTTEQPTLAAPPLCSPRGGGIGVCVMNYLCQKGQHIITDGGDIIAPRDSDGCPPPQVCCLYHMYQVATITPTTPRPRPTISMHIPATSAEVPERKSTPPSLCRLQDDAIGVCVAYYLCKNGKLDTQGGGLLERRFSTVDGCSGSHVCCPFNTQGVTDPPPVATTRPPTPPPKPTTRPAQPDVCLKDGEIGLCVTADHCATSKLFGGNHIATRGVDPHCPAPRLCCPSDLLQPDSSKESREVTTTPVTQSGEEIDPTSTCGTRDNGETPWLVIVKDLSNVSESGNTYAGSVGGGTLIHPSVVLTTAHTVRGKRDLQVIARGDETQTRDVDSVVMHEDFSKANLRNDIALLFLFEPMRLSRRVRVACLSVAAATAPARCEAIEWAHSSPEQKAIATIDVPLLIHQDCQSKFRRTRLGWFFELNESFMCAGGERATIRCKGDGGFPLICPDENGSRFVQFGVTAWDIDCGRHGNPIAYVRVAHFRGWIDRNMLLKGLSTNTYDYNNQEPYYN comes from the exons ATGGCCAGTGGCAGGCAGCCTTTTGTGGCAGACAATGTGCCAGACTTAGAAACTTCGAGATGGTTCGCAGATGTATTCGGCCGTCCGTCCACTACCACCGAAC AACCAACGTTGGCTGCACCTCCACTCTGCAGTCCGCGAGGCGGCGGGATAGGCGTATGTGTTATGAACTATCTGTGCCAGAAAGGTCAACATATAATTACCGACGGCGGAGACATCATAGCCCCACG AGACAGTGATGGCTGCCCACCCCCTCAAGTTTGCTGCCTCTACCACATGTATCAGGTTGCGACAATAACACCCACAACGCCTCGTCCTAGACCCACAATAAGTATGCACATACCAGCTACAAGTGCCGAGG TTCCAGAACGCAAGTCGACTCCACCGTCGCTCTGCAGACTTCAAGATGACGCGATAGGTGTGTGTGTTGCGTACTACCTGTGCAAGAACGGTAAACTTGATACCCAAGGTGGAGGCCTCTTAGAAAGACG TTTCAGTACCGTCGACGGTTGTTCAGGCAGTCACGTGTGCTGTCCATTTAACACGCAGGGGGTTACTGACCCCCCACCGGTAGCGACAACCAGACCCCCTACGCCTCCTCCGAAACCTACAACAA GACCGGCGCAACCTGACGTGTGCCTGAAAGATGGTGAGATAGGTCTGTGTGTAACGGCAGACCACTGTGCCACAAGCAAGCTTTTCGGTGGGAACCATATCGCAACCAG AGGCGTTGACCCCCATTGCCCAGCGCCCCGGCTTTGCTGTCCAAGTGATTTGCTCCAGCCGGATTCCAGTAAAGAA TCTAGGGAAGTTACAACTACTCCCGTTACGCAGTCGGGCGAGGAGATCGACCCCACGTCCACGTGTGGGACGCGAGACAATGGAGAGACGCCTTGGCTGGTTATCgt AAAGGATCTATCGAACGTGTCGGAGAGTGGGAACACTTACGCAGGAAGCGTCGGCGGCGGGACCCTCATCCACCCCAGCGtggtgctcaccactgcgcatACGGTGCGAGGGAAAAGAGACCTGCAG GTGATCGCCAGGGGAGACGAAACGCAGACACGAGATGTGGACTCAGTGGTGATGCATGAAGACTTCAGCAAAG CCAATCTACGCAACGACATCGCGCTTCTTTTCCTGTTTGAGCCGATGCGACTGTCGCGTCGCGTCAGAGTCGCGTGCCTGTCGGTCGCCGCCGCAACCGCGCCTGCGCGCTGCGAGGCGATCGAGTGGGCCCACAGTTCACCGGAGCAGAAAGCCATTGCAACG ATCGATGTTCCACTACTGATTCATCAAGATTGTCAGTCCAAATTCCGCAGAACCCGCTTGGGATGGTTCTTCGAACTGAACGAGTCATTCATGTGCGCCGGCGGAGAACGAGCCACGATCCGCTGCAAGGGAGATGGGGGATTCCCCCTCATTTGTCCTGACGAG AACGGCAGCCGCTTCGTCCAGTTCGGCGTGACCGCATGGGACATAGACTGCGGTCGCCATGGCAACCCCATCGCCTACGTCCGCGTCGCACACTTCCGCGGCTGGATCGACCGCAACATGCTGCTGAAGGGCCTCAGCACTAACACCTACGACTATAATAATCAAGAACCTTACTACAATTAA
- the VhaAC45 gene encoding V-type proton ATPase subunit S1, with translation MAFCRLVLPFLVICIASTYGKVPVFLWGDLVTSIKSNPLSSVTDEDFKAILQKELKSDPFTVIFLDETLSVEDFSLKNSDGDSSFPYLHANIGKAVYLPGVENALPIVNELADSEKVDSVKLTENGLSAEFKPQSVKILFIELKDAKEGESRADLLRRHNDFMEEMFGKLQSEYENVVAIYTARNPSWTVFESHRRVRRQAESTDLQNITLNGLKMYVKRVVVTVDTTVTNVTEIDNARTEINGTEMSTTMTSGDSSLTLNFLQKAGYWFFSSVTYKQADLEVNLMPEVTEVHAPVGFAYRCGQNVTFSYRINQTIVVTFQDLKVQPYFKENGNETLFYGDSINCVGFFTVPIWSGLFVTFILLAITFYGIMMMMDIRTMDRFDDPKGKTISINAE, from the exons ATGGCTTTTTGCCGTTTAGTGTTACCGTTTTTAGTGATTTGTATCGCGTCTACGTACGGTAAGGTGCCAGTTTTCCTATGGGGCGATTTGGTAACTTCGATCAAGTCTAACCCTCTATCCAGCGTTACTGATGAAGATTTCAAGGCTATTCTGCAGAAGGAATTAAAGAGCGACCCGTTCACTGTGATTTTCCTCGACGAAACTCTGTCAGTCGAAGACTTTTCGCTTAAAAACTCTGATGGGGATTCATCGTTCCCTTACTTACATGCTAACATCGGTAAAGCTGTGTATTTACCAGGGGTAGAAAATGCTTTGCCTATAGTGAACGAATTGGCTGACTCAGAGAAAGTAGATAGCGTTAAACTGACTGAAAATGGTTTATCTGCGGAATTTAAGCCTCAAagtgtaaaaatattgtttattgaGCTAAAGGACGCGAAGGAAGGGGAATCGAGAGCAGATTTGCTTCGCCGTCATAACGATTTCATGGAAGAAATGTTCGGTAAACTCCAGTCTGAGTATGAGAATGTTGTAGCTATATACACTGCCCGGAATCCATCTTGGACTGTCTTCGAGTCGCATAGGAGAGTCCGTCGCCAGGCCGAGAGCACAGATTTACAGAATATAACCTTAAATGGGCTCAAGATGTACGTAAAAAGAGTTGTGGTGACTGTAGACACTACAGTAACTAATGTGACGGAAATCGATAATGCCAGAACTGAGATAAACGGGACTGAGATGTCAACAACTATGACATCTGGAGATAGCAGTCTTACGCTAAACTTCTTGCAGAAGGCTGGCTATTGGTTTTTTA GCTCAGTGACGTACAAACAGGCAGACCTTGAAGTCAATCTAATGCCAGAGGTGACGGAGGTGCATGCACCTGTCGGCTTTGCTTACCGCTGTGGTCAGAACGTGACCTTCAGCTACCGCATCAACCAGACCATAGTGGTGACGTTCCAAGACTTGAAG GTCCAACCATACTTCAAAGAAAACGGAAATGAAACCCTCTTCTACGGAGACTCAATCAACTGCGTTGGATTCTTCACTGTTCCCATCTGGTCTGGGCTGTTTGTGACCTTCATACTCCTGGCCATCACCTTCTACggcattatgatgatgatggacatCCGTACCATGGACCGGTTCGATGATCCCAAAGGTAAAACCATCTCCATTAATGCTGAGTAA